The Mesorhizobium loti genome includes a region encoding these proteins:
- a CDS encoding ATPase — MRDILNDLEAGKYLSDPDPVRRAQIQMKTHLPKRFYKTVSVVPADDGFAVHLDGKPVRTPGKALLALPTEAAAALVADEFAAQIETIDPVTMPVMRLVNTAIDGVASDPQAVLEDILRFASSDLLCYRADAPQGLVERQNQHWDPVIDWARATLGARFNLAEGIIHVEQPRESIAVLGSHLAQRAEPLRLAAIHVMTSLTGSALLALAVDFGELDAEAAWAAGHVDEDWQIEQWGQDAEAVARRSGRKRDMMAAIGLLEALKG; from the coding sequence ATGCGTGATATCCTCAACGACCTCGAAGCGGGCAAATATCTTTCCGATCCCGATCCGGTGCGTCGCGCCCAGATCCAGATGAAGACGCATCTGCCGAAGCGGTTCTACAAAACCGTCTCGGTCGTGCCGGCGGACGATGGTTTTGCCGTGCATCTCGACGGCAAGCCGGTGCGCACGCCGGGCAAGGCGCTGCTGGCGCTGCCGACCGAGGCGGCGGCAGCACTGGTCGCCGACGAGTTCGCCGCACAAATCGAGACTATCGATCCGGTGACCATGCCGGTGATGCGCCTGGTGAACACCGCCATCGATGGTGTCGCCAGCGACCCGCAGGCGGTGCTGGAAGACATCCTGCGCTTCGCCTCGTCCGATCTGCTCTGCTACCGCGCCGACGCGCCGCAGGGGCTGGTGGAGCGGCAGAACCAGCATTGGGACCCGGTGATCGACTGGGCGAGGGCGACGCTCGGGGCTCGCTTCAATCTCGCCGAGGGGATCATCCATGTCGAGCAGCCGCGCGAAAGCATTGCCGTGCTGGGCAGCCATCTCGCCCAGCGCGCCGAGCCGCTGCGGCTCGCCGCCATCCACGTGATGACGTCGCTGACCGGTTCGGCGCTGCTGGCACTGGCTGTCGATTTCGGCGAGCTCGACGCTGAGGCTGCCTGGGCAGCCGGCCATGTCGACGAGGACTGGCAGATCGAGCAATGGGGGCAGGACGCCGAGGCTGTCGCGCGCCGCTCAGGCCGCAAGCGCGATATGATGGCCGCTATCGGCCTGCTCGAAGCGCTCAAGGGCTGA
- the crcB gene encoding fluoride efflux transporter CrcB, translating into MFNLLLVVVGGGIGAGIRHLTNMGALRLVGPNYPWGTMAINIVGSFAMGLFIATLARRGGSNELRLFVATGILGGFTTFSAFSLDFATLWERGATLPAFGYALASVIGAIIALFLGLWLARTVS; encoded by the coding sequence ATGTTCAATCTGCTTCTCGTTGTGGTCGGTGGCGGCATCGGCGCCGGTATCCGCCACCTGACCAATATGGGCGCACTGCGCCTTGTCGGCCCCAACTATCCCTGGGGCACGATGGCCATCAACATCGTCGGTTCTTTTGCCATGGGCCTGTTCATCGCCACTTTGGCGCGCCGCGGCGGATCGAACGAGCTCAGGCTGTTCGTTGCCACCGGCATCCTCGGCGGATTCACCACTTTTTCCGCGTTCTCGCTCGATTTCGCGACGCTTTGGGAGCGGGGAGCCACGCTGCCGGCGTTTGGATATGCCCTTGCCAGCGTCATTGGCGCCATTATCGCCCTGTTTCTGGGACTTTGGCTCGCAAGAACCGTTTCATAA
- a CDS encoding MHS family MFS transporter — MAMASTAGGTSRGMTREEKKVIFASSLGTVFEWYDFYLYGALAGAIGATFFASYPESTRNIFTLLVFAAGFLVRPFGALVFGRVGDLVGRKYTFLVTILIMGLSTFLVGLLPGSASWGLAAPIILVGLRMLQGLALGGEYGGAATYVAEHAPDDRRGFYTSWIQTTATLGLFLSLIIILIVQNSLSKEDFAAWGWRIPFLLSAILLGISVWIRLSLAESPTFQRMKDEGKGSKAPLTEAFGQWKNAKIALLALFGLTAGQAVVWYNGQFYALFFLANVLKVDPQSVNIMIAIALALGAVFFVVFGWLSDKIGRKPIIMAGLALAIVTTFPLFKALTWAANPALATAQQNTRATVTAAPGDCKFQFNPTGTRKPLTSCDIATDFLAKSSVPYDIVTTAAAGTAASVKIGAETVTSYDAVAAADKAAPSDAAFKKAINLALQDGGYPLKRAAAKVADQKLDAFVAANPELKLDAAAIRTGEKATVPLAQAVKDKLLTADDAAGATDVTVYSVPAAGAFAMFADPAAVNWAKVIGILFILVLYVTMVYGPIAAILVEMFPTRIRYTGMSLPYHIGNGWFGGLLPAIVFALSASKGDIYYGLWYPVVIAAMSLIIGMIFVRDTLGTNLHDKQ, encoded by the coding sequence ATGGCAATGGCATCGACCGCCGGCGGAACCAGCCGCGGCATGACGCGGGAGGAGAAGAAAGTCATCTTCGCTTCCTCGCTCGGCACCGTTTTCGAATGGTACGATTTTTATCTCTACGGCGCATTGGCCGGAGCGATCGGCGCCACATTCTTCGCCTCTTATCCCGAGTCGACGCGCAACATCTTCACGCTGCTGGTTTTCGCCGCCGGCTTCCTGGTGCGCCCGTTTGGCGCGCTGGTGTTCGGTCGCGTCGGCGATCTCGTCGGCCGCAAATACACATTTCTCGTCACCATCCTGATCATGGGCCTGTCGACCTTCCTGGTCGGCCTGCTTCCCGGCTCGGCGAGCTGGGGCCTTGCGGCGCCCATCATCCTGGTCGGGCTGCGTATGCTGCAGGGCCTGGCGCTCGGCGGTGAGTATGGTGGTGCGGCGACCTATGTCGCCGAGCATGCTCCCGACGATCGCCGCGGCTTCTATACGTCGTGGATTCAGACGACGGCGACGCTCGGCCTGTTCCTGTCGTTGATCATCATCCTGATCGTGCAGAATTCGCTGAGCAAGGAGGATTTCGCGGCCTGGGGCTGGCGTATTCCGTTCCTGCTCTCGGCCATACTGCTCGGCATATCGGTCTGGATCCGCCTGTCGCTTGCCGAATCGCCGACCTTCCAGCGCATGAAGGACGAGGGCAAGGGCTCCAAGGCGCCGCTGACGGAAGCCTTCGGCCAGTGGAAGAATGCCAAGATCGCGTTGCTCGCGCTGTTCGGCCTCACCGCCGGCCAGGCCGTGGTCTGGTACAACGGCCAGTTCTACGCGCTGTTCTTCCTGGCGAATGTGCTCAAGGTCGACCCACAGTCGGTCAACATCATGATCGCGATTGCGCTGGCGCTCGGCGCGGTCTTCTTCGTGGTGTTCGGCTGGCTATCCGACAAGATCGGCCGCAAGCCGATCATCATGGCCGGTCTCGCGCTGGCGATCGTCACCACCTTCCCGCTGTTCAAGGCGCTGACATGGGCCGCCAACCCGGCGCTCGCCACCGCCCAGCAGAACACGCGTGCGACGGTGACCGCTGCTCCGGGGGACTGCAAGTTCCAGTTCAATCCAACCGGAACACGCAAGCCTCTCACCTCGTGCGATATTGCGACGGACTTCCTGGCCAAGAGCTCGGTGCCCTATGACATCGTCACGACAGCGGCAGCGGGAACAGCGGCCAGCGTCAAGATTGGCGCCGAGACCGTGACGTCCTACGACGCCGTGGCGGCCGCTGATAAGGCTGCTCCAAGCGATGCGGCTTTCAAGAAGGCGATCAACCTGGCGCTTCAGGACGGCGGTTATCCGTTGAAGCGTGCTGCCGCCAAGGTTGCTGACCAAAAGCTCGACGCCTTTGTCGCGGCCAATCCCGAACTGAAGCTCGACGCGGCAGCTATTCGCACCGGTGAAAAGGCCACTGTCCCGCTCGCCCAGGCGGTCAAGGACAAGCTGCTGACGGCCGATGACGCTGCCGGCGCCACGGACGTGACCGTCTACAGTGTTCCGGCGGCCGGTGCGTTCGCGATGTTTGCCGACCCGGCGGCGGTCAACTGGGCAAAGGTCATCGGCATCCTGTTCATCCTGGTCCTCTACGTGACCATGGTCTACGGGCCGATCGCGGCGATCCTGGTCGAGATGTTCCCGACCCGCATCCGCTACACCGGCATGTCGCTGCCCTATCACATCGGCAATGGCTGGTTCGGCGGCCTGCTGCCGGCGATCGTGTTCGCGCTCAGCGCCTCCAAGGGCGATATCTACTACGGCCTCTGGTATCCGGTGGTGATCGCGGCGATGTCGCTGATCATCGGAATGATCTTCGTCAGGGATACGCTGGGAACCAACCTGCACGACAAGCAGTAG
- a CDS encoding DUF930 domain-containing protein has product MIRPTEMLSAKTLADPRSRQARADLATFASDERMVQLCNLEAMDQIRRWRTDYQPERVVPYATAREKITGTTIAANGAAFRSRRNWYGLKFRCQLAGDGESVVGFEFLVGDLVPRDKWDELGLPAVH; this is encoded by the coding sequence ATGATCCGGCCGACCGAGATGCTGTCGGCCAAGACGCTGGCCGATCCGCGCAGCCGGCAGGCGCGCGCCGATCTCGCCACTTTTGCGTCCGACGAGCGCATGGTGCAGTTGTGCAATCTCGAAGCGATGGATCAGATCCGCCGATGGCGCACGGATTATCAGCCGGAGCGGGTCGTACCCTATGCGACGGCGCGGGAAAAAATCACTGGAACGACGATCGCCGCGAATGGTGCGGCTTTCCGCAGTCGCAGAAACTGGTATGGTCTGAAGTTCAGATGCCAACTGGCTGGCGACGGCGAAAGCGTCGTCGGCTTCGAATTCCTGGTTGGCGATCTGGTTCCCAGGGACAAATGGGACGAGCTTGGCCTGCCGGCGGTGCATTGA
- a CDS encoding DMT family transporter, translating into MSGVADTLDRRDTVDLAAAAIMVGLTFSWGLNYVAAKISYAGYDPVFLSIARSIIGGLCVFAWCRWRGIALFTRDGTLLAGIMVGTLFGIEFLCLYVGLEHTTVARNTLLVNTMPFWMLLGGHFLLGEQITLRKFLGLLLAFAGLAAVFSDKLGGGGDMLFGDLLSLGSGFFWALTNILIKRSKLVEASAEKLLLYQLAGAAIVGILVLPLAGPPVRDPTVLPTLALLFQAVYIVAFTYVLWFWLLRRYPASGLSSFTFLSPVFGVLCGAMFLNEPLTMRIFLALGLIAAGLIIVNRPVRKLTPV; encoded by the coding sequence GTGAGCGGCGTCGCCGACACGCTCGACCGGCGCGACACGGTCGACCTGGCGGCCGCCGCCATCATGGTCGGCCTGACCTTTTCCTGGGGGCTGAACTACGTCGCCGCCAAGATCTCCTATGCCGGCTACGACCCGGTCTTCCTGTCGATCGCGCGATCGATCATCGGCGGCCTTTGTGTCTTCGCCTGGTGCCGGTGGCGCGGCATAGCGCTTTTCACCCGTGATGGAACATTGCTCGCCGGCATCATGGTGGGCACGCTTTTCGGCATCGAGTTCCTTTGCCTTTATGTCGGTCTGGAGCACACCACCGTTGCCCGCAACACGCTGCTGGTCAACACAATGCCGTTCTGGATGCTGCTCGGCGGCCATTTCCTGCTCGGCGAGCAGATCACCCTGCGCAAGTTCCTTGGCCTGCTGCTGGCGTTTGCCGGCCTTGCCGCGGTTTTTTCCGACAAGCTCGGTGGTGGCGGAGACATGTTGTTCGGCGATCTCCTGAGTCTTGGCTCCGGATTTTTCTGGGCCTTGACCAACATCCTCATCAAACGCTCGAAGCTGGTCGAGGCGAGTGCTGAAAAGCTTCTGCTCTATCAGCTCGCCGGTGCTGCAATCGTCGGCATTTTGGTGCTGCCTCTCGCCGGTCCGCCTGTGCGCGACCCGACCGTGCTGCCGACCTTGGCTCTGCTTTTCCAGGCGGTCTACATCGTCGCCTTCACCTATGTGCTGTGGTTCTGGCTGCTGCGGCGCTATCCGGCGTCCGGCCTGTCCAGTTTCACCTTCCTGTCGCCGGTTTTCGGCGTTTTGTGCGGCGCCATGTTCTTGAATGAGCCGCTGACCATGCGCATTTTTCTGGCACTTGGCCTGATTGCCGCCGGCCTGATCATCGTCAACCGGCCGGTGCGCAAGCTGACGCCGGTGTGA
- a CDS encoding aspartyl/asparaginyl beta-hydroxylase domain-containing protein, with protein MTKTLRKSLRKFAIAIPLLALGFYFVPILTTIFIVCGLIDVLRNDRRDLSLFSGYFLGNGLFTWLLSPFNLLVDLLCYRNPGVWKLEQFPADYQREVNEVLDIFKARKDEIIADIDANFGAGRRGMYVYQWYGKHRIDNVAEFNKDFKYIKTIAVSVFSKRESTSWHFGPLRLSLRILYNLIPVKSEIFVECGNVKNYWYDNPLFIFDDTLLHRSVNEYDGRRYCVFMDIIRPSPVPRLIAGMLAVVSVSVERINSMFYKNWKMIGSTKKKAGTT; from the coding sequence ATGACAAAAACCCTTCGCAAATCCCTTCGCAAATTCGCTATTGCCATCCCGCTTCTTGCCCTTGGCTTCTATTTTGTTCCCATCCTGACGACGATCTTCATCGTTTGCGGCCTGATCGACGTGCTGCGCAACGACAGGAGGGATTTGTCGCTATTCTCGGGTTATTTCCTCGGCAACGGCCTGTTCACCTGGCTGCTTTCGCCGTTCAACCTGCTGGTCGACCTCTTGTGCTACAGAAATCCAGGCGTGTGGAAGCTGGAGCAGTTTCCCGCCGACTATCAGCGCGAGGTCAATGAGGTCCTGGACATCTTCAAGGCGCGCAAGGACGAGATCATCGCCGACATCGACGCCAATTTCGGCGCCGGCCGGCGCGGCATGTATGTCTATCAGTGGTACGGCAAGCACAGGATCGACAACGTCGCCGAGTTCAACAAGGATTTCAAATACATCAAGACCATTGCCGTCTCCGTCTTCAGCAAGCGCGAATCGACCTCCTGGCACTTCGGTCCGCTGCGGCTCAGCCTGCGCATTCTCTACAATCTGATCCCGGTGAAATCGGAGATTTTCGTCGAGTGCGGCAACGTCAAGAACTACTGGTACGACAACCCGCTGTTCATCTTCGACGACACGCTGCTGCATCGCTCGGTCAACGAGTATGACGGACGCCGCTACTGCGTGTTCATGGACATCATCCGTCCATCCCCGGTTCCCCGCCTCATCGCAGGCATGCTCGCCGTCGTCTCGGTGAGCGTCGAGCGCATCAATTCCATGTTCTACAAGAACTGGAAGATGATCGGTTCGACCAAGAAGAAGGCCGGGACGACCTGA
- a CDS encoding RluA family pseudouridine synthase, which yields MAGVEQITVEAGEAGMRLDRWFKTHFPGLGFGHLQKLLRSGQIRVDGGRVKADSRVEPGQVVRVPPLEVDKKGESALTGHSIRNQGDADVLAKMLIHEDPKVFVFNKPAGLAVQGGSGVTRNVDDMLEAWRNQKGEKPRLVHRLDRDTSGVLVVARTRLAAMKLAEAFRARETKKTYWALVKGVPPKREDKISTWLIKEPTPDGDRVRVAAHGEKGADHAVSYYRIIEQAAQTMTWLEMEPYTGRTHQLRVHAAYIGCPILGDPKYFEADTNWDFPGGIQNRLHLHARRIIIPHPDKGVIDVTAPMPPHMRQSWNLIGFDDASAED from the coding sequence ATGGCAGGCGTTGAACAGATTACGGTGGAGGCCGGCGAGGCGGGCATGCGGCTCGATCGCTGGTTCAAGACCCACTTCCCAGGCCTTGGTTTCGGCCACCTGCAAAAGCTGCTGCGCTCCGGCCAGATCCGCGTCGACGGCGGCCGCGTCAAGGCCGACAGCCGTGTCGAGCCGGGCCAGGTGGTGCGCGTGCCACCGCTCGAGGTCGACAAGAAGGGCGAGAGCGCGCTGACCGGTCACTCGATCCGCAACCAGGGCGATGCCGACGTCCTGGCGAAAATGCTGATCCACGAGGATCCCAAGGTTTTCGTCTTCAACAAGCCGGCGGGCCTTGCCGTGCAGGGCGGCTCGGGCGTCACCCGCAATGTCGACGACATGCTGGAGGCCTGGCGCAACCAGAAGGGCGAGAAGCCCAGGCTGGTGCACCGGCTCGATCGCGATACCTCGGGCGTGCTGGTCGTCGCCCGCACCCGCCTTGCCGCCATGAAGCTCGCCGAAGCGTTTCGCGCCCGCGAGACCAAGAAGACCTATTGGGCGCTGGTCAAGGGCGTGCCGCCCAAGCGCGAGGACAAGATCTCGACCTGGCTGATCAAGGAGCCGACGCCGGACGGCGACCGCGTCCGCGTTGCCGCGCATGGCGAAAAGGGCGCCGACCACGCCGTCTCCTATTACCGCATCATCGAACAGGCGGCGCAGACGATGACCTGGCTGGAAATGGAGCCCTATACCGGCCGCACCCACCAGCTTCGCGTCCATGCCGCTTACATCGGCTGCCCGATCCTCGGCGATCCGAAATATTTCGAGGCCGACACCAACTGGGATTTTCCCGGCGGCATTCAAAACCGCCTGCATTTGCATGCGCGCCGCATCATCATTCCGCATCCCGACAAGGGCGTTATCGATGTCACCGCGCCAATGCCGCCGCATATGCGCCAGAGCTGGAACCTGATCGGCTTCGACGACGCCAGCGCGGAGGATTGA